CTGTATAACCAGCAACTGCCTGACCTTGATGTATTCATCAGCCACCATAAGCAAACACAAAGGGGTCATGGGGCTGTGCATGTACTTTGGTTCTTTAGTTCAAAGGGTTCCTTTTGTGTTGATCTTGGGAATTTCTTTTTTGGCACTAATTAAAATACCACAGACCTCTGCATTTTGAAACTGGGCTTCCTTTTCCTGCAAATGGTTTCCTGCAGGGAAAAGTGAGGATGTAAATTGATGGCTGTAGTTAATGATGGTCGAGATCATGGTGAGAGGAAAGGATAGTAGTCACTTTCTGCTCTTGTAATATCTTGTAATAAGATATAAATTCCAATGCCACATAGTATATTGCATTAACCCCCATGCATCCCTATCTATCCATTGTGGTCTATGTCAGAAGTACGAAGCCACCCTAAAGATTACTCAGTAAGCAGTACTTTAAAAACAACGACCCACTATTTAACCTCAACATTAAATCCCCATGCCTCTTAAGTGAATAAGTTCTGTATAGAGAAGCATGCACCCCATTAGATTAATTTATCGCCACACTAACAGGTAGTGAGAACGGGTATGGAACCATTCCCATAAAGAGAGGCTGTTTCGTAGGCAAGTGCTGATCTCAGCTTCTTCACTTCCTCTTCTGAAGTGGCTCAGGAAGAGAACCCCCATGCTTTCTTTGTTTACTGCAACACTATCCTTCAtacagcataggaagctgcccaaaTTAGGATTTCAGGTGgagttttctcccagccctatcagAAGATACCAGAGATTGAGCCAGACACCTTccacatgcagagcagatgttctgccactgagctacagcctttccatgGCCCCTGCTTCTTTCAAGGCTACTTTCTTGCCTCCTCACTTCCTTCACTTGGTATCGCCCTCTCTTCAGCCCCATTCTGTCAATCCCAAAGGAAGGAACCTCCCGTTTCTCGGGTTCTCTTGTTGTTGTAAGTTGTTGTTGTATAGTAGTAAGGCAGTGCTGTAATAAGTAGCTCTCAtgctgttttcccccctcccaggtCCTTCACAGTCACTCATTCCACTCACAACCAGCCAGTTGTGCTGGTTTTTGCACTCCTGCCTGTCCAGTATTTCATGACTCCTGTTTCCATGAGGTGACAGGAttttatcttgaattttatttctattttccccCTCTGGTAGCtaataacattaaaaacttcatcaTATGTTTCAGGCCCGGCGCAGAGATACTTTCATTGAAGAGCGCTATGGACAATACAACATTAATAATCCATTTGCGGCTCTTCAGAGAGATTTTGAAGCACTGAATGAAGAGAATCGTGATGATAAGCAGCCTGTTTGTACCAATCCCTTGTCCATCCTGAAGGTAGTGATGAAGCATTGCAAGAATATGCAAGAAAAAATGTTGTTCCAACTAGCTGCAGCAGAGAGCAGGCACAGAAAGGTGGGTTCCAAGACCTTTGTACTTTGATCAAAGGAATAAAATTCTTCCTGCTTAGCATTTGGTACTGCAAAGCAGTTTAACACTACATGTTGAACCACATTTTCTCCATCTTAATGTGACACTTTCAGTGTGTGACATTCATGGCTTTGCACATTTCCCAGTCTCAGCCATGTGGTTTAGCTGATTAAAATAGCATTGCAGTGCTAACAATCTTTTTATGAAGTTCCCAACAAGCACACTTCAATTAGTAAAGCACAAAtacgttgctgttttgttttttttattgatgCTGCTATTGGAATGTAGAAAACTTTTCAGAACTGACCAAAGTCTTGTTATCATCCAGGTTCTCCTTTCCCTGTTGTACTGGATGTTCAGTTAACCTATTTTAGCGCTTTGTCCTTAAAGTTTCTGCCCCCATAAGATGATAATTATCAATCTCTGGTTGCAGTTTGATCACAGGCAGCTTCAAATCTGCAGATATGTGCTTTCCCAATAATTACACATATCCTAGAAAAACAGCTGCTGACAATTCTGAAAGGAAGCAACCACTTCCTTTTAGAACATTAACAAACTAGAACCTCTTTTGTTCAGTTATTGCCCTGCATTTTGGTCATTTCCCCAAGTTCATAATTTAGAAAGATGCAGATCAaacttttccttcctctccaaATGGTCATGAGTTGTAGACTAGCATGCCCTATTGTATGTTAATATATCTGTCCCAATCCTATAAAAAGAGTTGTCcaaattgatttgatttacacCAGTTACACAGTTTCATAAACCCCAGAGCAAGCATGGGGGCTTGGGAGAAGCAGAAGCTTACACATTTTATCTCTTTTGCCATTGTCTAATTTCTAGTTGAGGAAGACCCATAAACTTGCATGTAGAAATGCCTGTTGTGCTGAAAAATGGGAAAAGAAAAATTGAGTGCTCTCCAGTTACTGGAAGAACAATATTTGCAGCAGTTGGATCTAGTTACAGCTGACAGAGACATGAGACAACATGGAGCACTCCACTGGTTTAGCTGGGAACCAAGTGCTATTTGGCTCCTCTTGGTTCTACTGAGAACTTGCTCTCACTCTCTCAGACTCAATTCCACCTGGTCATGAAGTATTTTCTGTACCTGTGAAGAATTAGCATctgaatttgtttgttttcctgttcCTTCTCTGTTCTACCATGAAGTGACACTTTAGCGTTGTTCAGAATCCTTATGCTACTAGGTAAAGGTCAAATATTCTGTATgtctgtatttttgtgtgttttgcttgAAATGTTGCTTTAGGCAGAAAGGGGCCTGGCCTGTACATCTGGATACATTTGTAATTGTTGCTGTATTTAAAGGTGATTAATGGTATTCTTCTTCTGGTCTGAAAGGTAATCTTGGATCTTGAGGAAGAGAGGCGGCGGCATGCCCAAGATACTGCTGAAGGAGATGATGTCACATACATGCTGGAAAAGGAACGAGAGCGGCTCGCACAACAGGTATGCCTTCTCACTAGTTAGTCAGCTCTTGGAGAGGAATGATTAATTGCTGCTTAGCACAGAAAACATGCCTTGTATGGGTGGGGAAACTGATGGCTAGCATTGGTATTTGTGTATTTGAGAGCTTCATTCTCTACTGCCAGGGAGAGACTAGACTTACTAGAGTGAGATTTTTGTCCAGTGTGTGAAAGTGGCCTGCAGAAGCAAGAGATGTAATAACATTTGAGCATAAAAGGAAATCATGTTTCTAAGAAGAGGTTTATTTCCAATGCAAATTGCAAGTCGCAGCAGGGAGACTCAAAATGGGGCTGCAGTGTGAACCACATGCCTGCAGTTTAGCACTGGGACTTTCGTCCATTGCCATGCCACTAGTTTCCTCACCCACACAAGGCAAATAGTAGATGCACAATGGAACTGGTGTGTGTAAGGGTTGGGGAATGGATGGGAGATAACATGTGGgtaaccacattttttttttgctccacaCTTGCACACCATAGGTATGAGACCCTTGCCATGATTATGCCTGAGGGAATGTGGCTATCAGTTGGTGGGGGGGTGGAACAAAAGGTCCCCACCCCTAATCTACATTATGTTGACTTTACACCTTATGGTTGATGTTTGTACTCCTTAATCTGGTCATTTTCTGTGCACACATTGAGCTGCGAGTGCAGACTGCTCATGAAACTTAATTTATATCTACAGTGATCCTTATATCCATCCACTCACTAACTGATATGACTGCCTTTGAGAATCTTTGTGTGTACGGAGTGTGCAcaaaactattttttatttacttcCCCCCTCTGAGCTTCTTTACCTTTCTTTCTATAGCTGGAATTTGAGAAGTCGCAGGCGAAGAAGTTTGAGAAAGAGCAGAAGAAGCTATTGGACCAGTTGGAGGAGGAGCATGACCgccagcagcagctttctgccaTGCTTGTGTTGGAGTGCAAGAAAGCCACAGCCAAAGCCGCAGAGGAAGGACAGAAGCTTGGGGAGCTGAGGCTGAAGCTAGCTGAGGAAAGAAGCAAAGTAAGCCACTTGGAGGGAGAGCTAGCAGCCCAGAAGAAGAGAGGCTTGCAAATGGAGGCGCGAGTGGAGAAGCAGCTGTCCGAGTTTGACACTGAACGGGAGCAGCTGAGAGCCAAGCTGGATCGGGAAGAGAATCGCACCAAGGCCCTGAAGGAAGAAGTAGAGAATCTGAAGACAACTCTAAAAGAATTAGAGGCCTCATATAAAGCTGGGAGAGGCAAAGCAGAGCACACGCCACTAAAGGTCTCAAAGGTATCCACAGCAACTGCCACAGAGGGTTCAAGTAGGTCAGTCACTTGCCAGACAGAAAGCCCCTGGACAGAGAGCCTCAGCCAGGGAAGTACTATTCGACGGGCACCTATATTATCGCCTATCTCTGCCACTGTTTCCCACTCTTATACCAAGGCAAATGGGCACTGTGATGCTCATGTACAAGCAAGTATGGAGCCAGCTCTGCCCAAGGATGAGCCGATTGGACCAGCAGCTGAGAGGGCCACAGAAATTAGCAGCTCCCCAGTGAGAACAGTTTCCCTTTCACCTTCAACCCCACCAATCCCTTCCAGTGGGATATTCTTTTCTCCAAGCAACACAGCTTCTTCATCTCTGACATCCTCCCCATGTTCCTCCCCAGTGATGACTAAACGTTTGGTTGGAGCATCAGTCAGCAGCCCCAGCTACCAATCTTCATACCAAGTGGGGATCAACCAGCGCTTCCATGCGGCACGTCACAAATTCCAATCCCAATCTGATCAAGATCACCAGCCAAGCGGTCTCCAAAGCCCTCCATCTAGGGATCTGTCACCCACCCTGGTGGATAATTCTGCCGCAAAGCAGATTGCCCGTAATACAGTCACTCAGGTTCTCTCCAGGTTCACCAGCCAGCAGGGTCCCATCAAGCCAGTTTCTCCCAACAGCTCCCCCTTTGGCACAGACTACCGAAGCCTGGCCACTCCCCTGAGCCCCAAAAGTGAGTGTGGCCCAGgcaaggtctctggcccattgAGTCCACTGTCACCTGGAATTAAATCACCAACCATACCCAGAGGAGAAAGAGGGAACCCTCCACCAATTCCTCCCAAGAAACCTGGACTGACTCCTTCTCCAGCCAGTCCCACTCCACCAACTAAAACCTCCTCTCAGGCATCTTCTCTGGGTTCTCCTATGGACTTGGCAAGTAGCTGTTCAAGCAATCCTGTTGTAGCCAATGGGAAAGAAATTGAGACCTTATTGCCAACCAGTAGCTAGCTTCCAAAAGTGTTGCATTCCAAGTGTTTGCCATTCCTGGAGCTGAAACAGCTGCTACACTGTCTTATCcactttatgttatttattatttggcTAGTAACAAGATCTATTTGTATAGCATGTTTAGTGTACTTTTCCTTTTGATTTATAGTATATAGAAAATAACACAACTTGTGTACAAACCTTTAAACACTAGATCTTCAAGGTGTCTTAACGGCAGTAGGCACATCGAACGAACAGAGAAGCAGTTGATTTCCTGTGCTGGGAGCTGACCAGTGGACTATGACAATGAAGCAGTTGCTTTTAAATTATGCAGCAAAATACACTCCATGCAAACTTCCATTCCAGGCAGACATTTCCTAAGAAGTGCCTGAGCTTAAGCTGCACTGCAGCCATGCATGTGTTTCTCTACAAAACCAGAAGTGATTGTCCAATTGAAGCAAGCACAGATTCCTCTCGGAATCATGAATGTTGAAATAACCACTGTCCTTAATCCTTTC
The Podarcis raffonei isolate rPodRaf1 chromosome 6, rPodRaf1.pri, whole genome shotgun sequence DNA segment above includes these coding regions:
- the CTTNBP2NL gene encoding CTTNBP2 N-terminal-like protein, with amino-acid sequence MNLDKLSKPELLTLFSILEGELEARDVVIEALKARRRDTFIEERYGQYNINNPFAALQRDFEALNEENRDDKQPVCTNPLSILKVVMKHCKNMQEKMLFQLAAAESRHRKVILDLEEERRRHAQDTAEGDDVTYMLEKERERLAQQLEFEKSQAKKFEKEQKKLLDQLEEEHDRQQQLSAMLVLECKKATAKAAEEGQKLGELRLKLAEERSKVSHLEGELAAQKKRGLQMEARVEKQLSEFDTEREQLRAKLDREENRTKALKEEVENLKTTLKELEASYKAGRGKAEHTPLKVSKVSTATATEGSSRSVTCQTESPWTESLSQGSTIRRAPILSPISATVSHSYTKANGHCDAHVQASMEPALPKDEPIGPAAERATEISSSPVRTVSLSPSTPPIPSSGIFFSPSNTASSSLTSSPCSSPVMTKRLVGASVSSPSYQSSYQVGINQRFHAARHKFQSQSDQDHQPSGLQSPPSRDLSPTLVDNSAAKQIARNTVTQVLSRFTSQQGPIKPVSPNSSPFGTDYRSLATPLSPKSECGPGKVSGPLSPLSPGIKSPTIPRGERGNPPPIPPKKPGLTPSPASPTPPTKTSSQASSLGSPMDLASSCSSNPVVANGKEIETLLPTSS